In Drosophila willistoni isolate 14030-0811.24 chromosome XR unlocalized genomic scaffold, UCI_dwil_1.1 Seg41, whole genome shotgun sequence, the following are encoded in one genomic region:
- the LOC6643054 gene encoding protein trachealess isoform X1: MEHHGSGFVASPWAAVLGHHSMASDAGFAAAAAAAHVQNHPIHPIHSHHHHHHPHHSHHHSHPHHLAAAAAAQGGMPMDLHVPQGFPYYRYREDALCWGDRKSMEEIGAAQSSVNARILELRKEKSRDAARSRRGKENYEFYELAKMLPLPAAITSQLDKASIIRLTISYLKLRDFSGHGDPPWTREASSSSKLKSAAIRRSPAVDLFEQHQGTHILQSLDGFALAVAADGRFLYISETVSIYLGLSQVEMTGSSIFDYIHQADHSEIAEQLGLSLTSGTGGGGVAGGGGGGGGSSGSGAAGMASPTSGASDDGSGTHVAASMTQASTAGYKGYDRSFCVRMKSTLTKRGCHFKSSGYRANDATSNCNGNNNNAKNLKNPGSNYSVVLLLCKLRPQYTFSHTRKSQPPLLGMVALAIALPPPSVHEIRLECDMFVTRVNFDLRVAHCEPRVSDLLDYAPEDLVNKSLYSLCHAEDANRLRKSHTDLIEKGQVLTGYYRLMNKSGGYTWLQTCATVVCSTKNADEQNIICVNYVISNRENENLILDCCQLEPSVDSIKHEEGLGNDKSSGSPSGDASGEGNPHLSAGDMKLSSPKTDPEGHSHRGRGRSATSAHGSSLNNLSLIKDSPTPLGVEVDTGVGVLPATVATPVPAPTPANTSTSSTTTKRKRKSKAAQQAEEQTEQISAEQQPLTKLPAMEQRDGGATPRSRLPSIVEEQTNSAADSAVKDLEHAMSKHLPSPGSVTGNNPPSTDFSADSLIKQQQQQQQQQQQQQQQQQQQQQQPHDPNEKSSTIQWIGTPYQQPAPMPATALLRQLYANRESVIRATARQTPTGVGPGVFYGEQQTGPLPTPPGSESSYENQYLQLHSAAAAGHPGSGGQKTSADAFTNLVSTYGGYHSSIDYHNAMTPPSSVSPRDSNNAAKVAPSAAPVLTTNGGGGGGGGGYEYADPLRGQYATPTGDVATTSLPLKPQAYTATMHPHGHATTTTEGGVTYSNLDQPQYFAPHSSFHLYHKGSPASGWYSTPS; the protein is encoded by the exons ATATCGGGAAGATGCACTTTGTTGGGGCGACAG AAAGTCCATGGAGGAGATTGGAGCTGCTCAGTCATCGGTGAATGCGCG cATCCTGGAGCTACGCAAAGAAAAGTCTAGGGATGCGGCTCGTTCAAGGCGTGGCAAAGAGAATTATGAATTCTATGAGCTGGCCAAAATGTTGCCATTGCCGGCTGCTATTACCAGCCAATTGGATAAGGCTTCCATAATAAGACTGACCATAAGCTATTTGAAATTGAGAGACTTTTCCGGACATGGTGATCCGCCATGGACCCGTGAGGCATCCAGTAGCAGTAAACTGAAAA GTGCAGCCATTCGACGTAGTCCCGCCGTTGATTTGTTTGAACAACATCAGGGCACCCACATACTGCAG TCACTCGATGGCTTCGCCTTGGCTGTGGCCGCTGATGGACGCTTCCTGTACATATCGGAAACGGTGTCCATCTATTTGGGCTTATCGCAAGTGGAGATGACTGGCAGCAGTATATTCGATTATATCCATCAGGCCGATCATTCAGAAATTGCCGAACAATTGGGTCTCAGTCTGACCAGTGGAACTGGTGGCGGTGGTGTTGctggtggtggcggcggcggtggtggcagCAGCGGCAGTGGTGCTGCAGGCATGGCCTCACCCACATCGGGAGCCTCAGATGATGGCAGTGGCACACACG TTGCCGCCTCAATGACACAGGCATCGACAGCTGGCTACAAGGGCTATGATCGTAGCTTTTGTGTCAGGATGAAATCCACATTGACCAAACGTGGTTGCCATTTCAAATCTTCTGGCTATCGG GCCaacgatgcaacgagcaattGCAATGGTAACAATAACAATGCTAAAAATCTTAAGAATCCGGGCTCAAACTATTCG GTTGTCCTCCTGCTATGCAAACTACGGCCTCAATACACATTCTCCCACACACGAAAGTCACAACCTCCGCTGCTTGGTATGGTGGCATTGGCCATTGCCCTGCCACCGCCTTCGGTTCATGAGATACGTTTGGAGTGCGATATGTTTGTGACACGTGTCAATTTCGATTTACGTGTGGCGCACTGTGAGCCCAG AGTCTCTGATCTGCTGGATTATGCACCTGAGGATCTGGTTAACAAGAGCTTGTATTCACTGTGCCATGCCGAAGATGCCAATCGGTTACGTAAAAGTCACACAGATT tAATCGAAAAGGGTCAAGTTTTGACGGGCTACTATCGTCTGATGAACAAAAGTGGTGGCTACACTTGGCTACAAACCTGCGCCACTGTCGTCTGTAGTACCAAAAATGCCGATGAGCAGAACATAATATGCGTCAACTATGTGATTAG TAATCGCGAAAACGAGAACCTCATTCTAGACTGTTGTCAACTGGAACCCAGTGTGGATAGCATTAAGCATGAAGAGGGCTTGGGTAATGACAAGAGCAGTGGCTCGCCCAGCGGTGATGCATCCGGCGAGGGTAATCCTCATCTCAGTGCCGGTGACATGAAATTAAGTTCACCCAAAACCGATCCCGAAGGCCATTCACATCGTGGTCGCGGACGTAGTGCAACGTCGGCCCATGGCAGTAGTCTGAATAATCTCTCGCTGATCAAGGACAGTCCAACGCCATTGGGCGTAGAGGTAGACACGGGAGTGGGAGTTCTACCAGCCACTGTGGCCACACCTGTGCCGGCACCAACACCAGCTAATACCTCCACAAGCTCCACAACAACGAAGCGGAAACGCAAGAGCAAGGCGGCCCAACAGGCCGAAGAGCAGACCGAGCAGATTAGTGCCGAGCAGCAGCCATTGACCAAGTTACCAGCCATGGAGCAACGTGATGGTGGGGCAACGCCACGAAGTCGTCTGCCATCGATTGTTGAGGAGCAAACGAATTCGGCGGCAGATTCTGCAGTCAAGGATCTGGAGCATGCAATGTCCAAGCATTTGCCATCGCCGGGATCAGTGACTGGTAATAATCCGCCAAGCACTGACTTTAGCGCCGATTCCCTGAttaagcaacaacagcagcagcaacagcagcaacaacaacagcagcagcagcagcagcagcaacaacaacaaccacatgATCCCAATGAGAAGAGCAGCACAATACAATGGATAGGTACACCGTATCAACAACCTGCTCCAATGCCAGCAACGGCTCTACTCCGACAACTCTATGCCAATAGAGAGAGCGTCATTAGGGCCACAGCACGACAGACACCCACAGGCGTGGGCCCGGGAGTCTTCTATGGAGAACAGCAGACAGGTCCATTGCCGACACCACCAGGCAGTGAGTCATCCTATGAGAATCAATACCTACAATTGCATTcggctgccgccgctggacaTCCCGGAAGCGGTGGGCAAAAGACCTCGGCGGATGCCTTCACCAATCTAGTATCCACCTATGGTGGCTATCACAGTTCGATTGACTATCACAATGCCATGACACCGCCATCCTCGGTGTCGCCACGCGATAGCAACAATGCGGCCAAAGTGGCTCCCTCGGCGGCTCCAGTGCTGACCACAAACGGCGGgggcggcggtggtggcggtggcTATGAGTATGCCGATCCATTGAGGGGACAATATGCCACACCAACCGGAGATGTGGCTACCACATCGTTACCCCTGAAACCGCAAGCCTATACAGCAACAATGCATCCGCATGGCCATGCCACCACCACAACAGAGGGCGGTGTCACCTACAGCAATCTGGATCAACCGCAATACTTTGCCCCACACTCCAGTTTCCATTTGTATCACAAGGGTAGCCCGGCCAGCGGTTGGTATTCCACACCATCCTAG
- the LOC6643054 gene encoding protein trachealess isoform X2 — translation MEHHGSGFVASPWAAVLGHHSMASDAGFAAAAAAAHVQNHPIHPIHSHHHHHHPHHSHHHSHPHHLAAAAAAQGGMPMDLHVPQGFPYYRYREDALCWGDRKSMEEIGAAQSSVNARILELRKEKSRDAARSRRGKENYEFYELAKMLPLPAAITSQLDKASIIRLTISYLKLRDFSGHGDPPWTREASSSSKLKSAAIRRSPAVDLFEQHQGTHILQSLDGFALAVAADGRFLYISETVSIYLGLSQVEMTGSSIFDYIHQADHSEIAEQLGLSLTSGTGGGGVAGGGGGGGGSSGSGAAGMASPTSGASDDGSGTHGTNNPDVAASMTQASTAGYKGYDRSFCVRMKSTLTKRGCHFKSSGYRVVLLLCKLRPQYTFSHTRKSQPPLLGMVALAIALPPPSVHEIRLECDMFVTRVNFDLRVAHCEPRVSDLLDYAPEDLVNKSLYSLCHAEDANRLRKSHTDLIEKGQVLTGYYRLMNKSGGYTWLQTCATVVCSTKNADEQNIICVNYVISNRENENLILDCCQLEPSVDSIKHEEGLGNDKSSGSPSGDASGEGNPHLSAGDMKLSSPKTDPEGHSHRGRGRSATSAHGSSLNNLSLIKDSPTPLGVEVDTGVGVLPATVATPVPAPTPANTSTSSTTTKRKRKSKAAQQAEEQTEQISAEQQPLTKLPAMEQRDGGATPRSRLPSIVEEQTNSAADSAVKDLEHAMSKHLPSPGSVTGNNPPSTDFSADSLIKQQQQQQQQQQQQQQQQQQQQQQPHDPNEKSSTIQWIGTPYQQPAPMPATALLRQLYANRESVIRATARQTPTGVGPGVFYGEQQTGPLPTPPGSESSYENQYLQLHSAAAAGHPGSGGQKTSADAFTNLVSTYGGYHSSIDYHNAMTPPSSVSPRDSNNAAKVAPSAAPVLTTNGGGGGGGGGYEYADPLRGQYATPTGDVATTSLPLKPQAYTATMHPHGHATTTTEGGVTYSNLDQPQYFAPHSSFHLYHKGSPASGWYSTPS, via the exons ATATCGGGAAGATGCACTTTGTTGGGGCGACAG AAAGTCCATGGAGGAGATTGGAGCTGCTCAGTCATCGGTGAATGCGCG cATCCTGGAGCTACGCAAAGAAAAGTCTAGGGATGCGGCTCGTTCAAGGCGTGGCAAAGAGAATTATGAATTCTATGAGCTGGCCAAAATGTTGCCATTGCCGGCTGCTATTACCAGCCAATTGGATAAGGCTTCCATAATAAGACTGACCATAAGCTATTTGAAATTGAGAGACTTTTCCGGACATGGTGATCCGCCATGGACCCGTGAGGCATCCAGTAGCAGTAAACTGAAAA GTGCAGCCATTCGACGTAGTCCCGCCGTTGATTTGTTTGAACAACATCAGGGCACCCACATACTGCAG TCACTCGATGGCTTCGCCTTGGCTGTGGCCGCTGATGGACGCTTCCTGTACATATCGGAAACGGTGTCCATCTATTTGGGCTTATCGCAAGTGGAGATGACTGGCAGCAGTATATTCGATTATATCCATCAGGCCGATCATTCAGAAATTGCCGAACAATTGGGTCTCAGTCTGACCAGTGGAACTGGTGGCGGTGGTGTTGctggtggtggcggcggcggtggtggcagCAGCGGCAGTGGTGCTGCAGGCATGGCCTCACCCACATCGGGAGCCTCAGATGATGGCAGTGGCACACACGGTACGAACAATCCCGACG TTGCCGCCTCAATGACACAGGCATCGACAGCTGGCTACAAGGGCTATGATCGTAGCTTTTGTGTCAGGATGAAATCCACATTGACCAAACGTGGTTGCCATTTCAAATCTTCTGGCTATCGG GTTGTCCTCCTGCTATGCAAACTACGGCCTCAATACACATTCTCCCACACACGAAAGTCACAACCTCCGCTGCTTGGTATGGTGGCATTGGCCATTGCCCTGCCACCGCCTTCGGTTCATGAGATACGTTTGGAGTGCGATATGTTTGTGACACGTGTCAATTTCGATTTACGTGTGGCGCACTGTGAGCCCAG AGTCTCTGATCTGCTGGATTATGCACCTGAGGATCTGGTTAACAAGAGCTTGTATTCACTGTGCCATGCCGAAGATGCCAATCGGTTACGTAAAAGTCACACAGATT tAATCGAAAAGGGTCAAGTTTTGACGGGCTACTATCGTCTGATGAACAAAAGTGGTGGCTACACTTGGCTACAAACCTGCGCCACTGTCGTCTGTAGTACCAAAAATGCCGATGAGCAGAACATAATATGCGTCAACTATGTGATTAG TAATCGCGAAAACGAGAACCTCATTCTAGACTGTTGTCAACTGGAACCCAGTGTGGATAGCATTAAGCATGAAGAGGGCTTGGGTAATGACAAGAGCAGTGGCTCGCCCAGCGGTGATGCATCCGGCGAGGGTAATCCTCATCTCAGTGCCGGTGACATGAAATTAAGTTCACCCAAAACCGATCCCGAAGGCCATTCACATCGTGGTCGCGGACGTAGTGCAACGTCGGCCCATGGCAGTAGTCTGAATAATCTCTCGCTGATCAAGGACAGTCCAACGCCATTGGGCGTAGAGGTAGACACGGGAGTGGGAGTTCTACCAGCCACTGTGGCCACACCTGTGCCGGCACCAACACCAGCTAATACCTCCACAAGCTCCACAACAACGAAGCGGAAACGCAAGAGCAAGGCGGCCCAACAGGCCGAAGAGCAGACCGAGCAGATTAGTGCCGAGCAGCAGCCATTGACCAAGTTACCAGCCATGGAGCAACGTGATGGTGGGGCAACGCCACGAAGTCGTCTGCCATCGATTGTTGAGGAGCAAACGAATTCGGCGGCAGATTCTGCAGTCAAGGATCTGGAGCATGCAATGTCCAAGCATTTGCCATCGCCGGGATCAGTGACTGGTAATAATCCGCCAAGCACTGACTTTAGCGCCGATTCCCTGAttaagcaacaacagcagcagcaacagcagcaacaacaacagcagcagcagcagcagcagcaacaacaacaaccacatgATCCCAATGAGAAGAGCAGCACAATACAATGGATAGGTACACCGTATCAACAACCTGCTCCAATGCCAGCAACGGCTCTACTCCGACAACTCTATGCCAATAGAGAGAGCGTCATTAGGGCCACAGCACGACAGACACCCACAGGCGTGGGCCCGGGAGTCTTCTATGGAGAACAGCAGACAGGTCCATTGCCGACACCACCAGGCAGTGAGTCATCCTATGAGAATCAATACCTACAATTGCATTcggctgccgccgctggacaTCCCGGAAGCGGTGGGCAAAAGACCTCGGCGGATGCCTTCACCAATCTAGTATCCACCTATGGTGGCTATCACAGTTCGATTGACTATCACAATGCCATGACACCGCCATCCTCGGTGTCGCCACGCGATAGCAACAATGCGGCCAAAGTGGCTCCCTCGGCGGCTCCAGTGCTGACCACAAACGGCGGgggcggcggtggtggcggtggcTATGAGTATGCCGATCCATTGAGGGGACAATATGCCACACCAACCGGAGATGTGGCTACCACATCGTTACCCCTGAAACCGCAAGCCTATACAGCAACAATGCATCCGCATGGCCATGCCACCACCACAACAGAGGGCGGTGTCACCTACAGCAATCTGGATCAACCGCAATACTTTGCCCCACACTCCAGTTTCCATTTGTATCACAAGGGTAGCCCGGCCAGCGGTTGGTATTCCACACCATCCTAG
- the LOC6643054 gene encoding protein trachealess isoform X7 encodes MEEIGAAQSSVNARILELRKEKSRDAARSRRGKENYEFYELAKMLPLPAAITSQLDKASIIRLTISYLKLRDFSGHGDPPWTREASSSSKLKSAAIRRSPAVDLFEQHQGTHILQSLDGFALAVAADGRFLYISETVSIYLGLSQVEMTGSSIFDYIHQADHSEIAEQLGLSLTSGTGGGGVAGGGGGGGGSSGSGAAGMASPTSGASDDGSGTHGTNNPDVAASMTQASTAGYKGYDRSFCVRMKSTLTKRGCHFKSSGYRANDATSNCNGNNNNAKNLKNPGSNYSVVLLLCKLRPQYTFSHTRKSQPPLLGMVALAIALPPPSVHEIRLECDMFVTRVNFDLRVAHCEPRVSDLLDYAPEDLVNKSLYSLCHAEDANRLRKSHTDLIEKGQVLTGYYRLMNKSGGYTWLQTCATVVCSTKNADEQNIICVNYVISNRENENLILDCCQLEPSVDSIKHEEGLGNDKSSGSPSGDASGEGNPHLSAGDMKLSSPKTDPEGHSHRGRGRSATSAHGSSLNNLSLIKDSPTPLGVEVDTGVGVLPATVATPVPAPTPANTSTSSTTTKRKRKSKAAQQAEEQTEQISAEQQPLTKLPAMEQRDGGATPRSRLPSIVEEQTNSAADSAVKDLEHAMSKHLPSPGSVTGNNPPSTDFSADSLIKQQQQQQQQQQQQQQQQQQQQQQPHDPNEKSSTIQWIGTPYQQPAPMPATALLRQLYANRESVIRATARQTPTGVGPGVFYGEQQTGPLPTPPGSESSYENQYLQLHSAAAAGHPGSGGQKTSADAFTNLVSTYGGYHSSIDYHNAMTPPSSVSPRDSNNAAKVAPSAAPVLTTNGGGGGGGGGYEYADPLRGQYATPTGDVATTSLPLKPQAYTATMHPHGHATTTTEGGVTYSNLDQPQYFAPHSSFHLYHKGSPASGWYSTPS; translated from the exons ATGGAGGAGATTGGAGCTGCTCAGTCATCGGTGAATGCGCG cATCCTGGAGCTACGCAAAGAAAAGTCTAGGGATGCGGCTCGTTCAAGGCGTGGCAAAGAGAATTATGAATTCTATGAGCTGGCCAAAATGTTGCCATTGCCGGCTGCTATTACCAGCCAATTGGATAAGGCTTCCATAATAAGACTGACCATAAGCTATTTGAAATTGAGAGACTTTTCCGGACATGGTGATCCGCCATGGACCCGTGAGGCATCCAGTAGCAGTAAACTGAAAA GTGCAGCCATTCGACGTAGTCCCGCCGTTGATTTGTTTGAACAACATCAGGGCACCCACATACTGCAG TCACTCGATGGCTTCGCCTTGGCTGTGGCCGCTGATGGACGCTTCCTGTACATATCGGAAACGGTGTCCATCTATTTGGGCTTATCGCAAGTGGAGATGACTGGCAGCAGTATATTCGATTATATCCATCAGGCCGATCATTCAGAAATTGCCGAACAATTGGGTCTCAGTCTGACCAGTGGAACTGGTGGCGGTGGTGTTGctggtggtggcggcggcggtggtggcagCAGCGGCAGTGGTGCTGCAGGCATGGCCTCACCCACATCGGGAGCCTCAGATGATGGCAGTGGCACACACGGTACGAACAATCCCGACG TTGCCGCCTCAATGACACAGGCATCGACAGCTGGCTACAAGGGCTATGATCGTAGCTTTTGTGTCAGGATGAAATCCACATTGACCAAACGTGGTTGCCATTTCAAATCTTCTGGCTATCGG GCCaacgatgcaacgagcaattGCAATGGTAACAATAACAATGCTAAAAATCTTAAGAATCCGGGCTCAAACTATTCG GTTGTCCTCCTGCTATGCAAACTACGGCCTCAATACACATTCTCCCACACACGAAAGTCACAACCTCCGCTGCTTGGTATGGTGGCATTGGCCATTGCCCTGCCACCGCCTTCGGTTCATGAGATACGTTTGGAGTGCGATATGTTTGTGACACGTGTCAATTTCGATTTACGTGTGGCGCACTGTGAGCCCAG AGTCTCTGATCTGCTGGATTATGCACCTGAGGATCTGGTTAACAAGAGCTTGTATTCACTGTGCCATGCCGAAGATGCCAATCGGTTACGTAAAAGTCACACAGATT tAATCGAAAAGGGTCAAGTTTTGACGGGCTACTATCGTCTGATGAACAAAAGTGGTGGCTACACTTGGCTACAAACCTGCGCCACTGTCGTCTGTAGTACCAAAAATGCCGATGAGCAGAACATAATATGCGTCAACTATGTGATTAG TAATCGCGAAAACGAGAACCTCATTCTAGACTGTTGTCAACTGGAACCCAGTGTGGATAGCATTAAGCATGAAGAGGGCTTGGGTAATGACAAGAGCAGTGGCTCGCCCAGCGGTGATGCATCCGGCGAGGGTAATCCTCATCTCAGTGCCGGTGACATGAAATTAAGTTCACCCAAAACCGATCCCGAAGGCCATTCACATCGTGGTCGCGGACGTAGTGCAACGTCGGCCCATGGCAGTAGTCTGAATAATCTCTCGCTGATCAAGGACAGTCCAACGCCATTGGGCGTAGAGGTAGACACGGGAGTGGGAGTTCTACCAGCCACTGTGGCCACACCTGTGCCGGCACCAACACCAGCTAATACCTCCACAAGCTCCACAACAACGAAGCGGAAACGCAAGAGCAAGGCGGCCCAACAGGCCGAAGAGCAGACCGAGCAGATTAGTGCCGAGCAGCAGCCATTGACCAAGTTACCAGCCATGGAGCAACGTGATGGTGGGGCAACGCCACGAAGTCGTCTGCCATCGATTGTTGAGGAGCAAACGAATTCGGCGGCAGATTCTGCAGTCAAGGATCTGGAGCATGCAATGTCCAAGCATTTGCCATCGCCGGGATCAGTGACTGGTAATAATCCGCCAAGCACTGACTTTAGCGCCGATTCCCTGAttaagcaacaacagcagcagcaacagcagcaacaacaacagcagcagcagcagcagcagcaacaacaacaaccacatgATCCCAATGAGAAGAGCAGCACAATACAATGGATAGGTACACCGTATCAACAACCTGCTCCAATGCCAGCAACGGCTCTACTCCGACAACTCTATGCCAATAGAGAGAGCGTCATTAGGGCCACAGCACGACAGACACCCACAGGCGTGGGCCCGGGAGTCTTCTATGGAGAACAGCAGACAGGTCCATTGCCGACACCACCAGGCAGTGAGTCATCCTATGAGAATCAATACCTACAATTGCATTcggctgccgccgctggacaTCCCGGAAGCGGTGGGCAAAAGACCTCGGCGGATGCCTTCACCAATCTAGTATCCACCTATGGTGGCTATCACAGTTCGATTGACTATCACAATGCCATGACACCGCCATCCTCGGTGTCGCCACGCGATAGCAACAATGCGGCCAAAGTGGCTCCCTCGGCGGCTCCAGTGCTGACCACAAACGGCGGgggcggcggtggtggcggtggcTATGAGTATGCCGATCCATTGAGGGGACAATATGCCACACCAACCGGAGATGTGGCTACCACATCGTTACCCCTGAAACCGCAAGCCTATACAGCAACAATGCATCCGCATGGCCATGCCACCACCACAACAGAGGGCGGTGTCACCTACAGCAATCTGGATCAACCGCAATACTTTGCCCCACACTCCAGTTTCCATTTGTATCACAAGGGTAGCCCGGCCAGCGGTTGGTATTCCACACCATCCTAG